AGTCACTTAGTCGGATATGGTGCGAAGTACTATTCGTATTTGATTTCGAGAGCTGTCGCGTGGAGTTCGTGGAGGAATAAGTTCATCGAAGATCCACTCTCGAGATCAGGAGGTGAATGGTTGAGGGGTGGATTGTTACGTCATGGAGGTGCGCTACCGTGTCGGCCGCTCGTTACAGATCTGCTGAAACCGTTGCCAATCACTCCGAAGTCTCTTGCAAACGCTCTAACTGAAGAATTGGACTACTATACAGACTTCCTAAATACAATTCGAAAAATTGAAAAgccataattttcattttgattattattacgtatattaaaaaaaaaactttttagttAATTTATGACTGTGATATCACTATCTcttttttataacatacatatgtagatagaaattattaatatttaataaaaaaaatcctaattcaaattattttttttaatgtaaggaTTGAAAGGTTGCATATTATTCGAGTAAAAAGTTTAGTATTGAATTCCacatataaaactaaataatatatttcgtttaatgtaatcaatttaaaaataaataagttaaatGTGTTTGATGACAGAATTAtagcacatgtatgtatatgtaagtacaagACGTACAGgttcaaatataattaatttcaacaaagaaaaaaaactatttaaacgCTGAAAAGAACAATGTACACATTTATTGCATTATAAAAATGGGCATCTTGTTAGATACGGTTTGAAAAATGTaacttttaacaaaaataagGAATCATCAGAACCGTACACAAATTCAAACAATTCctgcaaatttatttacatttcaccTCAGCACTTTCGGCCAAAactcaaattattatcatttatatacAAGTTATAAAATCACAACTTTTTTATGCAACGTAATTGTATTGATTAGGATTATCTTTATCCCTTTCCATGTAGTCTCGATCTATGAGAGATTCAATCCTTTTCTTCAAATCGGCAGGCTGAAAACAATTCAAtgcgttaaaaaaatataacatgaatCATAATTGCTCATAAATCGAAGCATTATTGTACTGTTTACCTTGACAGGGAATTTAAGCTGGTTGTACAATTCTGTGATGAGCAAATTGTGCGAGAGTGTTTTACGCATTTTCATGATGCGTACGATAGCTGCATCGATTTGATACTGTCGATCTTGATACACTCTTTCTTCAGTCGCCTTTTGCTCCTCCGTCTGAAAATgtcgaataaaatatatataaatgatataagaaacgtattatattattcatttcacCAAAACTTACAGTTTCtttcatttgaatttgattaatcTTGATGCGGAAGAATTTATTTGTAAAGTTCGCATTGAATGTGAAACGATCTAGATCTTGCACTTCTCGGCCGCGAGGACTTTTGGTGAGCACTCGAGCTTTGCCACAAGCGAGGGATTGCAGAGTACGTCTGACTTCTCCATCctgatcaatttaaaataaattaaaaacgaaaTCACATTGAATAGTATACAATCAAAGTCACTTTGAATAACATATAAACTGACTTCGATATTAGTAGCCGTTCTGATTTCTTCTATCGATAAGTTGTCGCCTTCATTGAAAAGTAATAGAACCAAAACTTGAAACAGAGACACTTGCAATTCTTTCTTTTCCTGTGTGAAATGTGCTCTTAAAACGCAATGACCTAAAGTCGGCTGCCACTGCAGCTTACGACCACTATGTTTAGCGAGGTAGAATTTGGAGAAGAGCGCTTGGTGACGGAGCAGACTAGCTGGCAACCGTACTTCTACAACGGGATACGTAGGCCAATAGCCCATGGTTAAAATGGCTACGGACAATTCTAATTCGGACTCGGTGGAGTTTGACATGTGctgaaatagtaaaaaaaatcataaaaaattacatacaaagaCATACTAAATTTCAAACTAAAACAAAACATACTTGTTTAAAAGCTATATTGATATCTTTGGATAGTTCCATATCTTTGAACATTCCTTCGAGCTTGGACGTGAAACCGCCGCCGCACTCCTGTTTCAGTTTACTCAACATTGACTTTTCAGCGTCGACGCTGGCTGATTTGCCAACGAGCAAACGTTTCGCTAGATCCtattatcaattaaaaaaacattgcgaaaaaattttatacactacATGTGCATTtattcaaagtaaaaaaaataaccttTTTATAAAAAGCTTCAAACACATCTTTTCCATGTATAAACCTAAATTGAACCATTATTTTGTCTAATAATTTTTCTAACTCTTCTTCAGTAGCTTCTTTGTTTCCGGCACGCAACTTTACATCGACGAATTTCGCTAAAATGTGATTCAagtcaataaaaatacataaaatgattCAACAACTACATTTTAAATCTAACTATAATACCTATTAATTCAGCAGGCTTGTTCGTTCTCTGATTGATGAAATGCTCAAAGGCTTCCTTCAAcgaattcacaaatttttcatTCTTATTGAAACAAGTTAGAACGATATAGTCGAGTTTGTCTTTAAATTCGAGTAATTCTTGAACCATACTCTTGTCCTTTTCTGGGTCTATCACTATTGTGCGTCcttttttctataaaatacaAGAATTTGTTAAGAGGCTTGGCTATTATTTCTAATAACTAATCAAATTTTGAAGATAAACACACCTTAATATAAGAGTTAAAATGCGAACAAAGTTCGATAAGGCCATTTTTAACACGTGAAAATAAATTGTACAGCAGCGTCAAGTCAGGAATCCGAGGAGTGTCTAATAGTGCTGGAAGCCCTTTACTTAGAACACCAGATACGTGTTCGCTAACCAACTGTTTTTCTACACAATGCACTAATTGAggtctgaaaaaaaaaagtataacaattaaaatcatataACTTTTCAATCAGGTCCTGAATGACATTTAGataaatttttactttgtgGATGGATCCAAATAATGTATTAATCTTTCTAATTCTTCGCGTAGGCGACGATCTACATGTGCTAAATATTGAGGCACTGTACACTCTTGCATCAAGCGTTGACCTTCTGCTGCATAAACGCGTTCCGTAGCTACCAAAAatctgaaaataatgataacatacataaatatacacctttgaaacagttaaaaaaataaattgaatcacAACATACTTATGCTCAAAGGCTTCTTGGTAAATCTGAAGATCTGACAACATTCTCAACAATGATTTAAGAAGCGTACGATCTACGGTATCTCCCCCCCGTTCTTTTTCGATAAGCATTAATAAACCTTCTACAGTACGCGTCTGCACTAATGTATTCAAAGCAATATGATGTCGAAACAGATCTAAGCCCATATccctatatataataaaaataacaattaatattacaaaaccaaaatatttcacatgtaaaaaagcattaaaaaaaaaaacaacaaaccatATAGAGTGAATTGTCGGGTTTTGTAAAACATATGTGCGATCTAAATATAGGAATATACTTCTAATCATTATCATTTGTCTACAATGAGCTCTCCAGCAGTCATTTATGCGTTTTAGAAAGACGTGACGATCCATAGATTCTCCCAGGAATTGCTCGATGTTTGACTTTACGTGAGATTCCGTCAAACCTGTTAGATTTACGTACAGTTGAGACgccatctataaaaaaaaaaatcattaagcataagtatcatattaaaatattaatacggCGATATGAAGTACCTTGTGATTGCACATATTTTCTACAGCTTGATAAAGCTCTTCTAATGAATAAGCGATGGCTGTAGACGTTTGGATGGCTATGACCGCTTCCCTTAATTTGCTCCATGTATGTTCTTGATAATTATCTGGTAAATTTGGTTTGCCTGCAATAAAGTGGTTCAATTAATGAAATGTAGTTTTAAATGTCGCATCATTAATGttcatatgttatattttaatcaCTGTATactaatatgtatacacatatgtattcaatGATACGTGAAAGGCAATGCTTGATTAGATTTTGGAGCTTTGGACTTGGTAATTCAAATAGATTatctatatgtacgtatatatgacTTGTATCTAAAACGGTCAATGTTgcaatttctatttttaaaaaatcagggTTATAGATACATTGCGATAACGATACTATTCaatctttttttaaatcaacattCCCATAGTGAAACTTCAGCTTTTggatatattattaatacaagcgaaagtacatatatttcctTCAGTTGaaaatcgtatataataaattcgtCAATATCTAGGGATTGATGtcaatattttatgtgtatgcaatttcgatgaattaattataaacgTGTAGCAATACATAGCAGTTATATTTAGAGTGAGATTTAATTGGACATAAAATCTTTCAAATTAATCACTCGGAGgtgtcaaatattttattagcgACTGTCAAAATACGAAAAGATAAGaaatatattactaaaaaatacatttaaaatggcGGCCTCCGATTGGTCGAAATAtttgaaggaaaaaaaatagtcgCTTTCTGATTGGACGAAATTTTTCATACGAAGCAATTGTTCAGTTTCTGACATAAAATGAATCAAGGATGAGACTTTGACGTTGCGTAAAGGTCGATTGCACAAAAAATGAAATTGTGCAATATTCGCGAGTCAAAAAGACTATCATCTGTAACAACGTTCGAAAGCGATGAAATAAAAGACATGAGAAAATGGCCGATGCGTCGAGTGACGTTTGTAGGTTATGTTGACAGCGAAGGCAGATGGCAGATGGCAGACGGCAGGCACGGAAAACGACTTACACTTGAAGTTCTTGATGATGAGCTTCTTGGCCTGGCCGGGTTTCGCGAGCGTGGGTTTGTTGGAGAGAGAGCCCTCCGTGCAGACGGCCGAGAAGTTGTCGCGACGCTCCGGAGACGCCATTCTGAATCAGTGTCGACGGTCGGCGTTCGATGTTCGATGTTCGATGTTCGATGTTCGATgttcgatattcgatattcggaCGCTCACTCAGACTATTTGCGGTTGCGATCGGCCCGCTCTGTCGCTCGCTCCTCGAACTACTACCTTGTGATGTGGAATGGGGGGTCGTACTCGAAGAAAATTCGCACCGGTCAAAAACAATGACCGCTCCGATGCCGACTGTCCCATCCACTGCACAACGCACAGCGGTGTGCAGCTCGTAACACGCCAATCTACGCCCATCTATCCGTTTGACAACAACACTCTTTCTGCAGATATTCCTTTAAATAAATGTCACATCTCGTCGTATTTGTTCATTCGTGCTTAAATCGAACGCATCTTatctaaaaatcaaattcaaatttccGCCCCATGTTTTCCGTTTTATCAAAAAGTAGCGTATAGGGGAAACGTGTTCGGAATGTGTTTGTCAACGGTTTAAGGCAGTTACACACGCAATTGCATTCTTGAGTTCTTGAGTCAGAGATA
This genomic interval from Arctopsyche grandis isolate Sample6627 chromosome 8, ASM5162203v2, whole genome shotgun sequence contains the following:
- the Cul4 gene encoding cullin 4, with the protein product MASPERRDNFSAVCTEGSLSNKPTLAKPGQAKKLIIKNFKCKPNLPDNYQEHTWSKLREAVIAIQTSTAIAYSLEELYQAVENMCNHKMASQLYVNLTGLTESHVKSNIEQFLGESMDRHVFLKRINDCWRAHCRQMIMIRSIFLYLDRTYVLQNPTIHSIWDMGLDLFRHHIALNTLVQTRTVEGLLMLIEKERGGDTVDRTLLKSLLRMLSDLQIYQEAFEHKFLVATERVYAAEGQRLMQECTVPQYLAHVDRRLREELERLIHYLDPSTKPQLVHCVEKQLVSEHVSGVLSKGLPALLDTPRIPDLTLLYNLFSRVKNGLIELCSHFNSYIKKKGRTIVIDPEKDKSMVQELLEFKDKLDYIVLTCFNKNEKFVNSLKEAFEHFINQRTNKPAELIAKFVDVKLRAGNKEATEEELEKLLDKIMVQFRFIHGKDVFEAFYKKDLAKRLLVGKSASVDAEKSMLSKLKQECGGGFTSKLEGMFKDMELSKDINIAFKQHMSNSTESELELSVAILTMGYWPTYPVVEVRLPASLLRHQALFSKFYLAKHSGRKLQWQPTLGHCVLRAHFTQEKKELQVSLFQVLVLLLFNEGDNLSIEEIRTATNIEDGEVRRTLQSLACGKARVLTKSPRGREVQDLDRFTFNANFTNKFFRIKINQIQMKETTEEQKATEERVYQDRQYQIDAAIVRIMKMRKTLSHNLLITELYNQLKFPVKPADLKKRIESLIDRDYMERDKDNPNQYNYVA